In one Heteronotia binoei isolate CCM8104 ecotype False Entrance Well chromosome 1, APGP_CSIRO_Hbin_v1, whole genome shotgun sequence genomic region, the following are encoded:
- the RWDD1 gene encoding RWD domain-containing protein 1: MTDYGEEQRNELEALESIYPDSFTVLSENPTSFTITVTSEAGENDETVQATLKFTYAEKYPDEIPLCELLSQDNLEENDVTDILKLLQEQAEENLGMVMIFTLVSAVQEKLNEMVDQIKTRREEEKRQKEKEAEEAEKQCFHGTPVTIENFLSWKAKFDAEILENKRKKMKEEEQSGKNKLTGKQLFERDHNLDTSDIQFLEEAGNSVEVDESLFQEMDDLELEDEEDDPNYNPMNLDSD; the protein is encoded by the exons TGCTATCGGAAAATCCAACAAGTTTCACCATCACTGTGACATCCGAAGCAGGGGAAAATGATGAAA CTGTTCAAGCAACCCTCAAATTCACGTATGCAGAGAAATATCCAGATGAAATCCCCCTCTGTGAATTGCTTTCCCAAGATAATcttgaggagaatgatgtcacaGACATCCTGAAATTACTTCAGGAGCAG GCAGAAGAGAATCTTGGCATGGTAATGATTTTTACACTAGTATCAGCTGTACAAGAGAAATTAAATGAAATGGTAGATCAGATAAAAAcaagaagagaagaggaaaaaagacagaaggaaaaagaagcagAGGAGGCAGAAAAG CAATGCTTCCATGGCACCCCTGTCACCATTGAGAATTTTCTAAGCTGGAAAGCAAAATTTGATGCAGAGATattagaaaacaaaagaaaaaagatgaaAGAGGAAGAACAGTCAGGCAAAAACAAATTAACTG GAAAACAGTTATTTGAAAGAGATCATAATCTTGATACGTCAGACATCCAGTTCTTAGAAGAAG CTGGAAACAGTGTGGAAGTAGATGAATCATTATTCCAGGAAATggatgatttagagttggaagatGAAGAGGATGACCCCAACTACAATCCCATGAATCTAGATAGTGACTAG